The following are from one region of the Mycolicibacterium diernhoferi genome:
- a CDS encoding TetR/AcrR family transcriptional regulator has product MGRPRVLSRERIRDAALMIIDRGGLGELSMRRLAAELGVQAASLYKHYPTKDDVLDDVASQIITAVDISAFDTDVDWPDALTAWARSYHGALVSHPNLVPFLASGPGQRDESLRIADAVHGGLTRAGWPPRESTLIGEAVRSLVLGSTFGSFSRRLADDAEVYRGKYPHMGQAHLLRSKASQIASASFELALRAFVDGLRVQFAEVEDRRKRRSTPV; this is encoded by the coding sequence GTGGGCAGACCACGCGTGCTCAGCCGTGAACGCATCCGCGACGCGGCGCTGATGATCATCGACCGCGGTGGCCTCGGTGAACTGTCCATGCGCCGGCTCGCCGCCGAACTCGGCGTGCAGGCGGCCTCGCTGTACAAGCACTATCCGACCAAGGACGACGTCCTCGACGACGTCGCCAGTCAGATCATCACCGCGGTGGACATCTCGGCGTTCGATACGGACGTGGACTGGCCCGACGCGCTGACCGCGTGGGCGCGGTCCTACCACGGCGCGCTGGTGTCGCACCCGAACCTGGTGCCGTTCCTGGCCAGCGGTCCGGGCCAGCGCGACGAGAGCCTGCGCATCGCCGACGCCGTGCACGGCGGCCTGACGCGTGCCGGCTGGCCGCCCCGGGAGTCGACGCTGATCGGTGAGGCCGTCCGGTCGCTGGTGCTGGGCTCGACGTTCGGCTCGTTCTCCCGGAGGCTGGCCGACGATGCCGAGGTGTACCGGGGCAAGTATCCGCATATGGGGCAGGCGCACCTGTTGCGTAGCAAGGCCTCCCAGATCGCCTCCGCGAGTTTCGAACTGGCCCTGCGGGCCTTCGTCGACGGTCTGCGGGTGCAGTTCGCCGAGGTGGAAGATCGCCGCAAGCGTCGGTCCACCCCGGTTTAA
- a CDS encoding acyl-CoA dehydrogenase family protein, producing MQRTVYTQEHEDFRAMIRAFIESEVVPVHDEWFEAGITPRDFYYKLGELGLFGIEVPAEYGGSGIDSYKFQAVITEECSRAAVSFGGSSVHIGLCLPYLKSLATDEQKQRWFPGMITGEIMFAIAMTEPGTGSDLAGMRTTAKLSEDGTHYVLNGSKTFITGGVHADRVIVCARTAAPREDDRRFGISLLVVDTKSEGYTVGRKLDKLGLRTSDTAELNFSDVKVPVEDLLGEVHMGFSYLGQNLPRERLAIAVGAYAQAKAAVAFAAQYTKDRTVFGKPVAAFQNTKFELADCKADVDAMEAVVDRAMDAHDIDELTPADAASAKLFCTDLASRVIDRCLQLHGGYGYINEYPIARLYADSRVQRIYGGTSEVMKMIIAKDMGL from the coding sequence ATGCAGAGGACCGTCTACACCCAGGAGCACGAGGACTTCCGCGCGATGATCCGCGCGTTCATCGAGTCCGAGGTGGTCCCGGTGCACGACGAGTGGTTCGAGGCCGGCATCACGCCCCGCGACTTCTACTACAAGCTGGGCGAACTGGGCCTGTTCGGCATCGAGGTTCCGGCCGAGTACGGCGGCTCCGGGATCGATTCCTACAAGTTCCAGGCCGTCATCACCGAGGAATGCTCGCGTGCCGCGGTGTCCTTCGGCGGCTCCAGCGTGCACATCGGCCTGTGCCTGCCCTACCTGAAGTCACTGGCCACCGACGAACAGAAGCAGCGCTGGTTCCCCGGCATGATCACCGGCGAGATCATGTTCGCCATCGCCATGACCGAACCCGGCACCGGGTCTGACCTGGCCGGCATGCGCACCACCGCCAAGCTCTCCGAGGACGGCACGCACTACGTCCTCAACGGCTCGAAGACCTTCATCACCGGTGGCGTGCACGCCGACCGGGTCATCGTGTGCGCCCGCACCGCCGCCCCACGCGAGGACGACCGCCGCTTCGGCATCTCGCTACTGGTGGTCGACACCAAGTCCGAGGGCTACACGGTCGGACGCAAGCTGGACAAGCTGGGTCTGCGCACCTCCGACACCGCCGAACTGAACTTCTCCGATGTCAAGGTGCCGGTCGAGGACCTGCTCGGCGAGGTGCACATGGGCTTCTCGTACCTGGGCCAGAACCTGCCCCGGGAGCGGCTGGCCATCGCCGTCGGCGCCTACGCCCAGGCCAAGGCCGCCGTCGCGTTCGCCGCGCAGTACACCAAGGACCGCACCGTGTTCGGCAAGCCGGTCGCCGCGTTCCAGAACACCAAGTTCGAACTGGCCGACTGCAAGGCCGATGTCGACGCCATGGAGGCCGTCGTCGACCGCGCCATGGACGCCCACGACATCGACGAGCTGACCCCCGCCGACGCCGCGTCGGCGAAGCTGTTCTGCACCGACCTGGCGTCCCGCGTGATCGACCGGTGCCTGCAGCTGCACGGCGGCTACGGCTACATCAACGAGTACCCGATCGCCCGCCTGTACGCCGACAGCCGCGTCCAGCGCATCTACGGCGGCACCAGCGAGGTCATGAAGATGATCATCGCCAAGGACATGGGCCTCTAA
- a CDS encoding YdeI/OmpD-associated family protein — protein MTSQRVPGGVVHEMPTDLRAALLVNDTALAAWQDITPLARNEFICWVEDAKQDKTRERRIRRTQEELEEGKRRPCCWPGCKHRERNGRA, from the coding sequence GTGACGAGTCAGCGCGTACCCGGCGGGGTGGTGCACGAGATGCCCACCGATCTGCGGGCCGCGCTGCTCGTCAACGACACCGCGCTGGCGGCGTGGCAGGACATCACGCCGCTGGCGCGTAACGAATTCATCTGCTGGGTCGAGGACGCCAAGCAGGACAAGACCCGGGAGCGCCGCATCCGGCGAACCCAGGAGGAACTCGAAGAGGGAAAGCGCAGGCCCTGCTGTTGGCCCGGGTGCAAGCACCGGGAGCGCAACGGCAGGGCCTGA
- a CDS encoding Tex family protein, whose product MKSVNARLAEELSVAEGQVAAAVHLLDEGATVPFIARYRKEVTGSLDDTQLRQLEERLAYLREMDQRRAAVLASIEEQGKLTDELRTALLTADTKARIEDIYLPYKPKRRTKAQIAREAGLEPLADRLLADPSLVPDEAAAEFLTEEVADAAAALDGARHILIERAAEDAELVGEVRTTFWNDGTLRTAPWSEEAAKSPAGQKFRDYFEFSEPLEKMPSHRVLAVMRGEKEQILALNFDGGDELAYQARIAQSLGIDMTAEGAATGWLATTVRLAWRTKLMISAAVDARIRLRQRAEEDAVAVFARNLKDLLLAAPAGTRTTLGLDPGFRTGVKVAVVDGTGKVVDTCAIFPHQPQKQWDTAKATLAALVARHGVELIAVGNGTASRETDALAAELIADIAKAGAKAPVKAMVSEAGASVYSASAYASHELPQLDVTLRGAVSIARRLQDPLAELVKIEPKSIGVGQYQHDVTPGKLDRSLNAVVEDAVNAVGVDLNTASVPLLARVSGVTDSLAEAIVAHRENTGPFRNRSALLKVPRLGPKAFEQCAGFLRIADGDDPLDNSGVHPEAYPVVRRILDRSSVTLAEIIGNERALRQLKPADFADERFGVPTVTDILAELEKPGRDPRPAFSTATFAAGVEKVADLKPGMVLEGVVTNVAAFGAFVDVGVHQDGLVHVSAMSDRFVSDPHEVVKSGQVVKVKVVDVDVDRQRIGLSLRLNDEPARGGEKKSGRPAGNQNRNQGGGNQQRGGQQQRNANRGNNSGRREAAPSGSMADALRNAGFGR is encoded by the coding sequence ATCAAATCTGTAAATGCCCGTCTCGCTGAGGAACTGAGCGTTGCGGAAGGCCAGGTGGCCGCTGCTGTGCACCTGCTCGACGAGGGTGCGACGGTGCCCTTCATCGCCCGGTACCGCAAGGAGGTGACCGGCAGCCTGGACGACACGCAACTGCGTCAACTCGAGGAGCGGCTGGCCTACCTGCGTGAGATGGATCAGCGCCGGGCGGCGGTGCTGGCCTCGATCGAGGAGCAAGGCAAGCTCACCGACGAGCTGCGCACCGCGCTGTTGACCGCGGACACCAAGGCCCGCATCGAAGACATCTACCTGCCCTACAAGCCGAAGCGACGCACCAAGGCGCAGATCGCCCGGGAGGCCGGACTGGAGCCGCTGGCCGACCGGCTGCTCGCCGATCCGTCGCTGGTCCCCGACGAGGCCGCCGCGGAGTTCCTCACCGAGGAGGTCGCCGACGCCGCCGCCGCACTCGACGGCGCCCGGCACATCCTCATCGAGCGTGCCGCCGAGGACGCCGAACTGGTCGGCGAGGTACGCACCACCTTCTGGAACGATGGCACCCTCAGGACCGCGCCGTGGTCCGAAGAAGCGGCCAAAAGCCCAGCGGGACAGAAGTTCCGGGACTACTTCGAATTCTCCGAGCCGCTGGAGAAGATGCCGTCGCACCGGGTGCTCGCGGTGATGCGCGGCGAGAAGGAACAGATCCTCGCGCTGAACTTCGACGGCGGCGATGAGCTGGCCTATCAGGCGCGCATCGCGCAGAGCCTGGGCATCGACATGACTGCCGAGGGCGCGGCCACCGGCTGGCTGGCCACCACGGTCCGGCTGGCCTGGCGCACCAAGCTGATGATCTCGGCCGCCGTCGACGCCCGCATCCGGCTGCGGCAGCGCGCCGAGGAGGACGCCGTCGCGGTGTTCGCCCGCAACCTCAAGGATCTGCTGCTGGCCGCACCCGCGGGCACCCGCACCACCCTGGGCCTGGATCCCGGTTTCCGGACCGGGGTCAAGGTGGCCGTGGTCGACGGCACCGGCAAGGTGGTCGACACGTGCGCGATCTTCCCGCATCAACCGCAGAAGCAGTGGGACACCGCCAAGGCCACCCTCGCGGCGCTGGTGGCCCGGCACGGTGTCGAACTGATCGCCGTCGGCAACGGCACCGCGTCGCGGGAGACCGATGCGCTGGCCGCCGAACTCATCGCCGATATCGCCAAGGCCGGGGCGAAGGCGCCGGTGAAGGCGATGGTCAGTGAGGCCGGTGCCTCGGTCTACTCGGCCTCGGCCTATGCCTCGCATGAACTGCCGCAGTTGGACGTCACGCTGCGCGGCGCGGTCTCGATCGCGCGCCGCCTGCAGGACCCGCTGGCCGAACTGGTGAAGATCGAGCCGAAATCGATCGGCGTCGGTCAGTACCAGCACGATGTCACGCCGGGCAAGCTGGACCGCAGCCTGAACGCCGTCGTCGAGGACGCCGTGAACGCCGTCGGTGTGGACCTGAACACCGCCTCGGTGCCGCTGCTGGCCCGGGTGTCCGGGGTGACCGATTCGCTGGCCGAGGCCATCGTGGCGCACCGGGAGAACACCGGCCCGTTCCGCAACCGCAGCGCGCTGCTCAAGGTTCCGCGGTTGGGGCCCAAGGCATTCGAACAGTGCGCCGGGTTCCTGCGGATCGCCGACGGCGATGATCCACTGGACAACTCGGGCGTGCACCCGGAGGCCTATCCGGTGGTCCGGCGCATCCTGGACCGCTCCAGCGTCACGCTGGCCGAGATCATCGGCAACGAGCGCGCGCTGCGTCAGCTCAAGCCCGCCGACTTCGCCGACGAGCGGTTCGGTGTCCCCACCGTCACCGATATCCTCGCCGAACTGGAGAAGCCGGGCCGTGACCCGCGCCCGGCCTTCTCCACCGCGACGTTCGCCGCCGGGGTGGAGAAGGTCGCCGACCTCAAACCGGGCATGGTGCTCGAGGGCGTGGTCACCAATGTGGCCGCATTCGGGGCGTTCGTCGACGTGGGCGTGCACCAGGACGGCCTGGTGCACGTGTCGGCCATGTCGGACCGGTTCGTCTCCGATCCGCATGAGGTGGTGAAGTCCGGACAGGTGGTCAAGGTCAAGGTCGTCGACGTCGATGTGGACCGTCAGCGGATCGGGCTGTCACTGCGGCTCAACGACGAACCCGCGCGCGGCGGTGAGAAGAAATCCGGCCGCCCGGCGGGTAACCAGAACCGTAACCAGGGCGGCGGGAATCAGCAGCGCGGCGGACAGCAGCAGCGAAACGCCAACCGTGGCAACAACTCCGGACGCCGGGAGGCTGCGCCGAGCGGGTCGATGGCCGATGCGCTGCGCAACGCCGGGTTCGGTAGGTAG
- a CDS encoding acyltransferase family protein → MPLVNLLPAASTVANAGPGRDRAIDVARLSALVVVMFGHCALLLATIDDRGLRIGNILGELPQLTPITWVVQVMPLFFFAGGAAGAYGWHPDGSAAGKSWGSWLVGRTQRLCRPVFWYLGFWTVALLVARLTLGAESADRLGRECVALLWFLGVYLMVIAFVPALTRLRGAGATAGVLALLLAAAAGIDQIRFAVGSADAGVANFVIVWLIPVVIGVAYARGLLRVPMALLVAAAALAAQVLLAAFGFYEVSLVTTGSTDGVSNVAPPTLLLALHCVWMPCVFVALAGIVQRLAERPRVWYLVAVGNGGAMTLYLWHIPAIAVAAFSLNAVGLDAWDVHAPNFWALLALRAAVFAVVMSATFLLLSPLEHRRLPWWDDAVGAAGARSVVAGALVCVAGVAMLLVAKNGLAGPDGWIPLVCFLVAVLAARACAGVRPVR, encoded by the coding sequence ATGCCGCTCGTCAACCTCCTGCCTGCCGCCTCCACGGTCGCGAACGCAGGCCCGGGCCGCGACCGGGCCATCGATGTGGCCCGGCTGTCCGCCCTGGTCGTGGTGATGTTCGGGCACTGCGCGCTGCTGCTGGCCACCATCGACGACCGCGGGCTGCGGATCGGCAACATCCTCGGCGAACTCCCGCAGCTGACCCCGATCACCTGGGTCGTGCAGGTGATGCCGCTGTTCTTCTTCGCCGGCGGTGCCGCCGGCGCCTACGGCTGGCATCCGGACGGATCGGCGGCCGGTAAGTCCTGGGGCAGCTGGCTGGTCGGCCGGACGCAGCGGCTGTGCCGGCCGGTGTTCTGGTATCTGGGCTTCTGGACGGTGGCGCTGCTGGTCGCCCGGCTGACCCTCGGCGCGGAATCGGCCGACCGGCTCGGCCGCGAGTGCGTCGCGCTGCTCTGGTTCCTCGGGGTGTACCTGATGGTCATCGCGTTCGTCCCGGCCCTGACCCGGCTGCGCGGCGCGGGTGCGACCGCCGGCGTGCTGGCGTTACTGCTGGCCGCCGCGGCGGGGATCGACCAGATCCGGTTCGCGGTCGGTTCGGCCGATGCCGGGGTGGCGAACTTCGTCATCGTCTGGCTCATCCCGGTGGTGATCGGCGTGGCCTACGCCCGCGGGCTGCTGCGGGTGCCGATGGCACTGCTCGTCGCGGCGGCGGCGCTGGCCGCACAGGTACTGCTCGCGGCCTTCGGGTTCTACGAGGTCTCGCTGGTCACCACCGGCAGCACCGACGGGGTGTCGAATGTGGCGCCGCCGACGCTGCTGCTCGCGCTGCACTGCGTCTGGATGCCGTGCGTGTTCGTCGCCCTCGCCGGGATCGTGCAGCGGCTGGCCGAGCGTCCGCGGGTCTGGTACCTGGTCGCGGTGGGCAACGGGGGAGCGATGACGCTCTACCTGTGGCACATCCCGGCCATCGCGGTCGCCGCGTTCAGCCTGAATGCCGTGGGTCTGGACGCCTGGGACGTGCACGCCCCGAACTTCTGGGCCCTGCTCGCGCTGCGGGCCGCGGTGTTCGCGGTGGTGATGTCGGCGACCTTCCTGCTGCTATCCCCGCTGGAACACCGCAGGCTGCCGTGGTGGGACGATGCGGTCGGCGCCGCCGGTGCCCGGTCGGTGGTCGCCGGGGCGCTGGTGTGCGTGGCCGGGGTGGCGATGCTGCTGGTCGCCAAGAACGGTCTGGCCGGGCCCGACGGCTGGATTCCGCTGGTGTGTTTCCTGGTGGCGGTGCTGGCGGCGCGCGCCTGCGCCGGGGTCAGGCCCGTTCGGTAG
- a CDS encoding sensor domain-containing protein has translation MAKWWAAATLALIVVGCNRPVDSPRAQPAPPIGPISPLQVGDLLSPDIFNKDGNLFATVEPERCAGVAREVDPPFITDYDPAAEDGGHWPTTVGGVEVVVEEMVAVYQSDYSAADALASARSILEACGDTPVTVTTMYGRTYTFDVESAPRPAPTDAVLWSLRTADWNCDNLFVAAHNAAIEMTSCGAAGGIDVAAAAEEALKRIEALADSTA, from the coding sequence GTGGCGAAATGGTGGGCGGCGGCGACCCTCGCGCTGATCGTCGTGGGATGCAACCGGCCCGTGGACAGCCCGCGGGCGCAACCGGCGCCGCCGATCGGGCCGATCTCCCCGCTGCAGGTGGGGGATCTGCTCAGTCCGGACATCTTCAACAAGGACGGCAACCTGTTCGCCACCGTCGAACCCGAGCGGTGTGCCGGGGTGGCCCGGGAGGTGGATCCACCGTTCATCACCGACTACGACCCGGCCGCCGAGGACGGCGGACACTGGCCGACCACCGTCGGCGGGGTCGAGGTGGTGGTCGAGGAGATGGTGGCGGTGTACCAGTCGGACTACTCCGCCGCGGACGCGCTGGCCTCCGCGCGCAGCATCCTGGAGGCGTGCGGCGACACCCCGGTCACCGTCACCACCATGTACGGCCGCACCTACACCTTCGATGTGGAATCCGCACCCCGCCCCGCGCCCACGGATGCGGTGCTGTGGTCGCTGCGGACCGCCGACTGGAACTGCGACAACCTGTTCGTCGCGGCGCACAACGCGGCCATCGAGATGACCAGCTGCGGCGCCGCGGGCGGCATCGATGTGGCCGCGGCGGCCGAGGAGGCGCTGAAACGGATCGAGGCGCTGGCCGACAGCACCGCGTGA
- a CDS encoding alanine/glycine:cation symporter family protein: MTEFLNTLNSYIWSNALVYLCLAAGVYFSIRSRFVQVRQFREMIRLMLKGEKSPSGVSSFQALTMSLAGRVGTGNIAGVATAIAFGGPGALFWMWAVAFLGASTSFVECTLGQIYKTRDPLTGEYRGGPAYYLSRAMAHTKAAPLFKVYGLIFAAVTVIACGVLLPSVQSNSMASAMNQSWGVSKWVVGVCTVILLAFVIIGGVKRIAAFASIVVPFMAVVYIVLSMIIVLANADALPGVVKLIFESAFGLDAGFGAIVGAAVMWGVKRGIYSNEAGQGTGPHAAAAAEVSHPAKQGLVQAFAVYVDTLFICSATGFLILSTGAYRVFEGESESGAVLAEGGALPADAEVGPSFAQIGFDTLWQGGGSTFIAVSLAFFCLTTIIAYYYMAETNLRFLLGKAATINVPVIRGTVGGDATLVLQALILGSVVSGAVSTSTEAWTLGDIGVGTMAWLNIIGILILQQPAYKALRDYERQKKEGLDPIFDPIALGIAGAKFWETRDPLTGKERVPEPTLTD, translated from the coding sequence GTGACGGAATTTCTGAACACCCTGAACAGCTACATCTGGTCCAACGCGCTGGTCTATCTCTGCCTGGCCGCGGGCGTGTATTTCTCGATCCGGTCCCGGTTCGTGCAGGTGCGCCAGTTCAGGGAGATGATCCGGCTGATGCTCAAGGGCGAGAAATCGCCGTCCGGCGTCTCCTCGTTCCAGGCGCTGACCATGTCCCTGGCCGGCCGGGTCGGTACGGGCAACATCGCCGGTGTGGCCACCGCCATCGCGTTCGGCGGGCCCGGTGCGTTGTTCTGGATGTGGGCGGTGGCGTTTCTCGGCGCGTCGACGTCCTTCGTCGAGTGCACGCTGGGGCAGATCTACAAAACCAGGGACCCACTGACCGGCGAGTATCGCGGCGGACCCGCGTACTACCTGAGTCGGGCTATGGCGCATACCAAGGCCGCCCCGTTGTTCAAGGTCTACGGCCTGATCTTCGCCGCGGTCACGGTGATCGCTTGCGGTGTGCTGCTGCCCAGTGTGCAATCCAATTCGATGGCCTCGGCGATGAACCAGTCGTGGGGTGTGTCCAAATGGGTCGTCGGCGTGTGCACGGTGATCCTGTTGGCGTTCGTGATCATCGGCGGCGTCAAGCGTATTGCGGCCTTCGCCTCGATCGTGGTGCCGTTCATGGCGGTGGTCTACATCGTGCTCTCGATGATCATCGTGCTGGCCAATGCCGACGCCCTGCCCGGGGTGGTCAAGCTGATCTTCGAGAGCGCGTTCGGTCTGGACGCAGGCTTCGGCGCCATCGTCGGCGCCGCGGTGATGTGGGGCGTCAAGCGCGGGATCTACTCCAATGAGGCCGGCCAGGGGACCGGTCCGCACGCGGCGGCAGCCGCCGAGGTCTCCCATCCCGCGAAACAGGGTCTGGTGCAGGCGTTCGCCGTCTACGTCGACACGCTGTTCATCTGCTCGGCGACCGGCTTCCTGATCCTGTCCACCGGCGCCTACCGGGTGTTCGAGGGAGAAAGCGAATCCGGCGCCGTGCTCGCCGAGGGCGGCGCACTGCCCGCCGATGCGGAGGTGGGGCCCTCGTTCGCGCAAATCGGGTTCGACACCTTGTGGCAGGGTGGCGGATCGACGTTCATCGCGGTTTCGCTGGCGTTCTTCTGTCTGACCACCATCATCGCCTACTACTACATGGCCGAGACCAACCTGCGGTTCCTGCTCGGCAAGGCCGCGACCATCAACGTTCCGGTGATCCGGGGAACCGTAGGCGGCGACGCCACCCTGGTGTTGCAGGCACTGATCTTGGGGTCGGTCGTCTCGGGAGCGGTATCGACGTCGACCGAGGCCTGGACGCTGGGCGATATCGGTGTGGGAACAATGGCCTGGCTCAACATCATCGGCATCCTCATCCTGCAGCAACCCGCCTACAAAGCGTTGCGGGACTATGAGCGGCAGAAAAAGGAAGGCCTCGATCCCATATTCGACCCCATTGCGCTCGGTATCGCCGGTGCGAAGTTCTGGGAGACCCGGGATCCGCTGACCGGCAAGGAACGTGTCCCCGAGCCGACGCTGACCGACTGA
- a CDS encoding spinster family MFS transporter: MSTPRETAGLAPLDMHGPRRAWAAVAVLALVGTLNYVDRFLPGVLAEPIKQDLALSDTAIGVINGFGFLIVYAVLGIVIARITDRGMFGTVIAGCLTLWGTMTMLGGAVGSGFQLALTRVGVAVGEAGSSPAAHAYVARNFVPERRSAPLAVITMSIPLASAASLLGGGLLAESLGWRMAFVVMGGISVLLAPLVLWVVGSRQTLPAPPQQERATPVNWWDLLRKPSFLAMVGGTALISAAGYSLTTFAPAFLMRTRGMSLGEVGIEYGLATGLTGILGLLIVGRIADRLAARDPRWLLWIVVVLTAILLPASALAFVVESQVLCVWLLALGYVIGTAYLAPSIAAIQRLVPPEQRATASAIFLFFNATLGSIGPFLTGVISDSLTAELGPQALGRALLILVPTMQLVALGCYALAARNYRRDIVEER, encoded by the coding sequence ATGTCGACACCACGGGAGACCGCCGGGCTCGCGCCGTTGGACATGCACGGTCCACGCCGGGCCTGGGCCGCGGTGGCGGTGCTCGCGCTGGTCGGCACCCTCAACTACGTCGACCGCTTCCTGCCCGGGGTGCTCGCCGAACCGATCAAACAGGATTTGGCGTTGTCCGACACCGCAATCGGTGTCATCAACGGATTCGGCTTCCTGATCGTGTACGCGGTGCTCGGCATCGTGATCGCCCGCATCACCGACCGCGGCATGTTCGGCACCGTCATCGCGGGCTGTCTGACCTTGTGGGGCACCATGACCATGCTCGGCGGCGCCGTCGGATCGGGCTTCCAGCTCGCGCTCACCCGGGTGGGTGTGGCGGTCGGCGAGGCCGGCAGCAGCCCGGCCGCACACGCATACGTGGCCCGCAACTTCGTCCCCGAACGCCGGTCGGCACCGCTGGCCGTCATCACCATGTCCATTCCGCTGGCCAGTGCCGCCAGCCTGCTCGGCGGCGGCCTGCTGGCCGAGAGCCTCGGCTGGCGAATGGCTTTCGTGGTGATGGGCGGGATCAGCGTGCTGCTCGCCCCGCTGGTGCTGTGGGTGGTCGGCAGCCGCCAGACCCTGCCCGCCCCGCCGCAGCAGGAACGCGCCACACCGGTCAACTGGTGGGATCTGCTGCGCAAACCCAGCTTCCTGGCCATGGTGGGCGGCACCGCGCTGATCTCGGCGGCCGGATACTCGTTGACCACCTTCGCCCCGGCGTTCCTGATGCGCACCCGCGGCATGTCGCTCGGCGAGGTCGGTATCGAGTACGGCCTGGCCACCGGCCTGACCGGCATCCTGGGTCTGCTGATCGTCGGACGGATCGCCGACCGGCTGGCGGCCCGCGACCCGCGCTGGCTGCTGTGGATCGTGGTGGTGCTGACCGCGATCCTGCTGCCCGCCTCGGCGCTGGCCTTCGTGGTCGAAAGCCAGGTGCTGTGCGTGTGGCTGCTGGCGTTGGGTTACGTCATCGGCACCGCCTACCTGGCGCCGTCCATCGCCGCCATCCAGCGCCTGGTGCCGCCCGAACAGCGCGCCACGGCCTCGGCGATCTTCCTGTTCTTCAACGCCACCCTGGGCTCGATCGGCCCGTTCCTGACCGGCGTGATCAGCGACTCACTGACCGCCGAACTGGGCCCGCAAGCGCTGGGCCGGGCCCTGCTGATCCTGGTGCCGACGATGCAGCTGGTGGCGCTGGGCTGCTACGCGCTGGCCGCGCGCAACTACCGCCGCGACATCGTCGAAGAGCGCTGA
- a CDS encoding DUF4267 domain-containing protein codes for MSMDRAALVAGSIRLASGVSFLVDPVRANRVWGAPDTPDPTAQLLLRSMGYRDALIGGLLLAAGLRGKDTRGWFLASGGADAADLLGGAGVHHRMPRSQRLVGLGGAVFGIGVGLWGATRRKAPVETRELVAPPRL; via the coding sequence ATGTCGATGGACCGTGCGGCCCTGGTGGCGGGCAGTATCCGATTGGCTTCCGGCGTCTCGTTTCTCGTCGATCCGGTGAGGGCCAACCGGGTGTGGGGCGCACCGGATACCCCCGACCCTACGGCGCAACTGCTGTTGCGGTCGATGGGGTACCGAGACGCCCTGATCGGTGGCCTGTTGCTGGCGGCCGGGCTGCGCGGGAAGGACACCCGCGGCTGGTTTCTGGCCTCCGGCGGGGCCGACGCCGCCGACCTGCTCGGCGGTGCCGGCGTGCACCACCGGATGCCGCGCTCACAACGCCTCGTCGGTCTCGGCGGTGCGGTGTTCGGGATCGGGGTGGGGCTGTGGGGCGCGACCCGGCGGAAAGCTCCCGTCGAGACACGCGAATTGGTTGCTCCGCCGCGCCTCTGA